The following proteins are co-located in the Oncorhynchus gorbuscha isolate QuinsamMale2020 ecotype Even-year linkage group LG22, OgorEven_v1.0, whole genome shotgun sequence genome:
- the LOC124009805 gene encoding nuclear receptor ROR-beta-like isoform X1 — MRAQIEVIPCKICGDKSSGIHYGVITCEGCKGFFRRSQQNNAMYSCSRQRNCLIDRTNRNRCQHCRLQKCLALGMSRDAVKFGRMSKKQRDSLYSEVQKHQKNQELLNQEVVNQGCLNQGLSLTREDVAGGDSEGDRHRELSHSYSSGGSSSTLSDLDDIPDLFDLPLTPEEAHKYCSLELLGGHGGSTGNTSNSSSLSSSSNNSSNQNSPQQNLLDVTDANGIKHEYQMLSHTQAALLEPLANDCTLMDIERITQSVVKSHLETSQYSSDDLKRLTYSGIQYSPEETRNFQCKSEEFMWQQCAHHITNAIQYVVEFAKRITGFMDLCQNDQIILLKAGCLEVLLIRMCRAFNANTNTMFFDGKFASAQLFKALGCDDLVSAVFDLAKGLCRLQLTDEEMALFSAAVLLSPERPWLTDSQKVRKLQEKLFLALQHRLHMSGASDEKLDQMVSKLLMMKSICNLHVNKLEFFRLVHPETAYSFPPLYREVFGSEISLPDSTNSS, encoded by the exons ATGAGAG ctcaAATAGAAGTAATACCCTGCAAGATCTGTGGGGACAAGTCCTCAGGTATTCACTATGGGGTCATTACCTGCGAAGGTTGCAAG GGGTTCTTCCGCCGCAGCCAGCAGAACAACGCCATGTACTCGTGTTCCCGCCAGAGAAACTGTCTTATTGACCGAACCAACCGCAACCGCTGCCAACACTGCAGACTGCAGAAGTGTCTGGCTTTGGGCATGAGCCGGGAtg CGGTGAAGTTTGGCCGTATGTCTAAGAAGCAGCGAGACAGCCTGTACTCGGAGGTTCAGaagcaccagaagaaccaggaGCTTCTGAACCAGGAGGTTGTGAACCAGGGGTGTCTGAACCAGGGTTTGTCCCTGACCAGGGAAGATGTGGCAGGGGGAGACAGCGAGGGGGACAGGCACAGGGAGCTCAGTCACTCCTACAGCAGCGGCGGCTCCAGCTCCACCCTGAGTGACCTGGATGACATTCCCGACCTGTTTGACCTGCCCTTGACCCCAGAGGAGGCCCACAAGTACTGCAGCCTGGAGCTGCTGGGAGGCCACGGCGGAAGCACCGGGAACACCTCAAACtcttcatcattatcatcatcctcTAACAATTCGTCCAATCAGAACTCGCCGCAGCAGAATCTGCTGGATGTCACAGACGCCAATGGAATCAAACATGAGTACCAGATGTTGTCGCACACACAAGCCGCGCTGCTGGAGCCACTGGCCAATGACTGCACTCTTATGGATATAG AGCGTATCACCCAGAGTGTGGTCAAGTCCCACTTGGAGACGAGTCAGTACAGTTCTGACGACCTGAAGAGGCTGACATACAGTGGGATTCAGTACTCACCTGAGGAGACCCGCAACTTCCAGTGCAag tctgAAGAGtttatgtggcagcagtgtgccCACCACATCACCAATGCCATCCAGTACGTGGTGGAGTTTGCCAAACGCATCACTGGCTTCATGGACCTGTGTCAGAACGACCAAATAATTCTGCTCAAAGCAG GCTGTCTGGAGGTGCTGTTGATCAGGATGTGCAGGGCGTTTAACGCTAACACCAACACCATGTTCTTTGATGGCAAGTTTGCCTCCGCCCAGCTCTTCAAAGCCCTCG GTTGCGATGACCTGGTCAGTGCCGTGTTTGACTTGGCTAAAGGACTCTGCCGCCTGCAGCTAACCGATGAGGAAATGGCTCTGTTCAGCGCCGCTGTCCTTCTGTCCCCAGAGCGACCATGGCTGACCGACAGCCAAAAGGTCCGGAAGCTGCAGGAGAAGCTCTTCCTGGCTCTGCAACACAGACTGCACATGAGCGGGGCCTCCGACGAGAAACTAGACCAG ATGGTGTCCAAGCTGCTGATGATGAAGTCCATCTGTAATCTCCACGTCAACAAGCTGGAGTTCTTCCGTCTGGTTCACCCCGAGACTGCATACAGCTTCCCACCACTCTATCGGGAAGTGTTCGGGAGTGAGATCTCTCTACCCGACTCTACAAACAGCTCCTAG
- the LOC124009805 gene encoding nuclear receptor ROR-beta-like isoform X2, whose protein sequence is MRAQIEVIPCKICGDKSSGIHYGVITCEGCKGFFRRSQQNNAMYSCSRQRNCLIDRTNRNRCQHCRLQKCLALGMSRDAVKFGRMSKKQRDSLYSEVQKHQKNQELLNQEVVNQGCLNQGLSLTREDVAGGDSEGDRHRELSHSYSSGGSSSTLSDLDDIPDLFDLPLTPEEAHKYCSLELLGGHGGSTGNTSNSSSLSSSSNNSSNQNSPQQNLLDVTDANGIKHEYQMLSHTQAALLEPLANDCTLMDIERITQSVFLFRGISPRVCFCFGAYHPECVSVSERNTQSVFLFQSVSPRVCRFCFRAYHPECAVSVSERNTQSVFLFRGVSPRVCFCFGAYHPECVSASERITQSVFLFQSVTPRVCRFCFGAYHPECVSVSGRIIQSVFLFQSITSRVCFCFRA, encoded by the exons ATGAGAG ctcaAATAGAAGTAATACCCTGCAAGATCTGTGGGGACAAGTCCTCAGGTATTCACTATGGGGTCATTACCTGCGAAGGTTGCAAG GGGTTCTTCCGCCGCAGCCAGCAGAACAACGCCATGTACTCGTGTTCCCGCCAGAGAAACTGTCTTATTGACCGAACCAACCGCAACCGCTGCCAACACTGCAGACTGCAGAAGTGTCTGGCTTTGGGCATGAGCCGGGAtg CGGTGAAGTTTGGCCGTATGTCTAAGAAGCAGCGAGACAGCCTGTACTCGGAGGTTCAGaagcaccagaagaaccaggaGCTTCTGAACCAGGAGGTTGTGAACCAGGGGTGTCTGAACCAGGGTTTGTCCCTGACCAGGGAAGATGTGGCAGGGGGAGACAGCGAGGGGGACAGGCACAGGGAGCTCAGTCACTCCTACAGCAGCGGCGGCTCCAGCTCCACCCTGAGTGACCTGGATGACATTCCCGACCTGTTTGACCTGCCCTTGACCCCAGAGGAGGCCCACAAGTACTGCAGCCTGGAGCTGCTGGGAGGCCACGGCGGAAGCACCGGGAACACCTCAAACtcttcatcattatcatcatcctcTAACAATTCGTCCAATCAGAACTCGCCGCAGCAGAATCTGCTGGATGTCACAGACGCCAATGGAATCAAACATGAGTACCAGATGTTGTCGCACACACAAGCCGCGCTGCTGGAGCCACTGGCCAATGACTGCACTCTTATGGATATAG AGCGTATCACCCAGAGTGTGTTTCTGTTTCGGGGCATATCACCCAGAGTGTGTTTCTGTTTCGGGGCGTATCACCCAGAGTGTGTTTCTGTTTCAGAGCGTAACACCCAGAGTGTGTTTCTGTTTCAGAGCGTATCACCCAGAGTGTGCCGTTTCTGTTTCAGAGCGTATCACCCAGAGTGTGCCGTTTCTGTTTCAGAGCGTAACACCCAGAGTGTGTTTCTGTTTCGGGGCGTATCACCCAGAGTGTGTTTCTGTTTCGGGGCGTATCACCCAGAGTGTGTTTCTGCTTCAGAGCGTATCACCCAGAGTGTGTTTCTGTTTCAGAGCGTAACACCCAGAGTGTGCCGTTTCTGTTTCGGGGCGTATCACCCAGAGTGTGTTTCTGTTTCGGGGCGTATCATCCAGAGTGTGTTTCTGTTTCAGAGCATAACATCCAGAGTGTGTTTCTGTTTCAGAGCGTAA